Proteins from a single region of Schistocerca gregaria isolate iqSchGreg1 chromosome 3, iqSchGreg1.2, whole genome shotgun sequence:
- the LOC126354952 gene encoding gastrulation defective protein 1 homolog, with translation MKRSKAIIFGKINADCLRNPAEETSAVKTVGTFGTFGSNQKNDTTKDEEYKDTEAKGIYEVMGFGGFGKKSKQFDIEEMVTEATETARIRHKDALEKTTDKLKPLSLSNDPSVPSPNDSSDSESNEEDLIGPPVPKDLSSTQDDRTEKLGVDPSAERNHAVDSSDEDNSDDEQDLTKSIPMSHEVEMLHGSKAVTSVAADPAGARLATGSIDYEIRFWDFAGMDASLQSFRTLQPCENHPILSLQYSITGDVILVVSSSSQAKVLDRDGFEVLECVKGDQYISDMARTKGHTASLNGGCWHPKVREEFLTCSQDSTLRLWDIEKPNLHKSLIKCRAQNGLKTAPTACAYNRDGYLIAAGCIDGSLQMWDHRKMFVNTTLMLRGAHQNGSEISCICFSYLGNSLATRSCDDTMKLWDIRAFKKPLTVFEDLFSRYPTTDCMFSPDDRMLITGENMKKDSTSGRLLFYDTSSFTKVNEISVTDSHVIRTLWHPKLNQIFVGCGNGTVKVYYDEKRSLRGAKLCVVKTHRKVKQVGVVAAQQILTPHALPMFRQEKPKSIRKQMEKDRHDPVKSRRPDLPISSGQGGRVAQSGGTLSSYVIRNLGLSKRVEDDQDPREAILRFAKEAAENPYWVSPAYSKTQPKPIFQTDEDDETEESASKKQKTE, from the coding sequence ATGAAGAGAAGCAAAGCTATAATATTCGGAAAAATAAACGCTGATTGTTTACGAAATCCAGCCGAAGAAACCAGTGCCGTAAAGACAGTGGGCACTTTCGGTACCTTTGGTAGCAACCAGAAAAACGATACAACAAAAGATGAGGAATACAAAGACACGGAGGCGAAAGGTATTTACGAAGTTATGGGTTTCGGTGGTTTTGGAAAAAAGTCCAAGCAGTTCGACATCGAGGAGATGGTCACTGAAGCAACGGAGACTGCTAGAATAAGACACAAAGATGCACTTGAGAAAACTACTGACAAACTGAAGCCACTTTCTCTGTCAAATGATCCGTCAGTTCCTTCGCCTAACGACAGTTCCGACAGTGAATCGAATGAAGAGGACTTAATTGGACCTCCGGTGCCAAAAGATCTGTCATCCACGCAGGATGATAGAACTGAAAAATTAGGAGTGGACCCCAGTGCCGAAAGAAATCATGCCGTAGACAGTAGTGATGAAGACAATAGCGATGACGAGCAAGATCTTACAAAAAGTATACCAATGAGCCATGAAGTAGAAATGCTGCATGGTTCAAAAGCTGTCACATCTGTAGCGGCTGATCCGGCTGGTGCCAGGTTAGCTACCGGTTCCATCGACTATGAAATAAGGTTCTGGGATTTTGCTGGCATGGACGCTTCTTTGCAAAGTTTCCGAACTTTACAGCCATGTGAAAATCATCCAATTCTTAGTTTACAGTACTCCATCACTGGTGATGTTATTTTAGTAGTGTCAAGTTCATCACAGGCGAAGGTACTGGATAGAGATGGATTCGAAGTTCTAGAATGTGTCAAAGGAGATCAGTATATAAGCGATATGGCGAGAACAAAAGGCCATACAGCTTCTCTGAATGGTGGCTGCTGGCATCCAAAAGTAAGGGAAGAATTTTTGACCTGTTCTCAAGATAGTACCTTACGTCTTTGGGACATTGAGAAACCAAACCTCCACAAAAGTTTAATAAAGTGCCGAGCACAGAATGGACTGAAAACTGCACCAACTGCATGTGCTTATAACCGTGACGGATATTTGATTGCTGCTGGTTGTATTGATGGGTCATTGCAGATGTGGGATCACCGGAAAATGTTTGTCAACACAACATTAATGCTCCGTGGGGCTCATCAGAATGGTTCAGAAATATCATGCATTTGCTTTTCATATTTAGGAAATTCATTGGCCACTCGCAGTTGTGATGATACCATGAAATTGTGGGATATTCGTGCCTTCAAAAAGCCTCTTACTGTTTTTGAAGACTTGTTTTCCCGCTATCCAACAACAGACTGTATGTTTAGTCCTGACGATCGTATGCTGATAActggagaaaatatgaaaaaagacAGTACATCGGGAAGGCTGCTTTTTTATGATACTTCTTCATTTACAAAAGTTAATGAAATCTCTGTGACAGATTCTCATGTGATAAGAACACTCTGGCATCCAAAGCTAAATCAGATATTTGTTGGCTGCGGTAATGGGACTGTGAAAGTTTACTATGATGAAAAGCGCAGCCTTAGGGGCGCTAAGTTATGTGTAGTTAAAACGCACAGAAAAGTGAAACAAGTTGGTGTTGTTGCTGCTCAGCAGATATTGACACCCCATGCATTACCCATGTTCCGACAAGAAAAGCCAAAGTCAataagaaaacaaatggaaaaggACAGGCATGATCCTGTGAAGTCGAGGAGGCCTGATCTGCCCATTTCTTCTGGACAAGGTGGCCGTGTCGCACAGTCAGGTGGTACTCTTAGTTCATATGTTATACGCAATCTAGGTTTAAGCAAACGTGTGGAAGATGACCAGGATCCACGAGAAGCCATACTTCGCTTTGCTAAAGAGGCTGCAGAGAATCCTTATTGGGTTTCTCCAGCTTACTCAAAGACACAGCCAAAGCCTATTTTTCAGACTGATGAggatgatgaaacagaggaatctgCATCAAAGAAACAAAAGACAGAGTAA